The nucleotide sequence TGGCCGGCGTCGACGTACTTCGCCATCGTCGCCGCGCCCTTGCTCGACTCGTCGTCAGGGTGCGCGTGGACGCACATGAGCCGGAGCCGTTCGGACATGAGAGACCCTTCGTGCAGGTGGGCTCGGGCGGTACCCGAGAATGGACCGAGGACCATCCTCTCACTGCCCGCCGACCGTCGAAGGAGCAGCCGTGCGCCTGCCCGACCCGCACGACCCGGCGGGCCGTCGCGCCCTCCTCGCGATCGCCGCCGTGGTCCTCGCCGTGGCCGGCATCGCCTGGTACGGATGGAGCGCCACCGCGGGCCAGGTGCGGCCGACCGTCACCGGGTACCGCGTCGAGTCCGACGCCCTCGTGCGGGTCGGCTACGACCTCGTCCGGCCGGAGGGCACGGCCGTCACGTGCCGGGTCAGCGGCCTCGACGGCTCCAAGGGGCGCGTCGGCACGGTCGAGGACGCCATCCCCGCCGACGGGCCGGCGATCGTCCACCGCGTCGTCGAGGTGCGCACGAGCGCCCGCGCGGTGACCGGTGTCGTCGAGTCCTGCGTGCGCTTCACGGCGGGCTGACCTCGCACGACGCGGTGCGCGGGTGTGGCGCCGGCGCCGCACGTTGCTAGACTGACGGCTTCACGTTCGGGTCCGTGCCGACGCAAGCGCCGAGAATCGGCGGTCGGCCCGGGCCCGTTGCCGTAAGCACCCCGCGGCGAGCCCGCGAGGGTCCGGCGCCCCATGCACCTTCGCAGGAGTTGATGACCCGTGACCGAGACGACGAACCAGAGCTACCTCACGCAGGCGGCCTTCGACCGCCTCCGCGCCGAGCTCGACGAGCTGACCGGCCCCGGCCGCACCGAGATCGCCAAGAAGATCGAGGCGGCCCGCGAGGAGGGCGACCTCAAGGAGAACGGTGGCTACCACGCGGCCAAGGAGGAGCAGGGCAAGATGGAGGCCCGCATCCGCCAGCTGACGCAGCTGCTCGAGAACGCGGTCATCGGCGAGACGCCGGCCGACGACGGGGTCGTCGAGCCCGGGATGATCGTCACCGTCGACATGTTCGGCGACGAGGAGGAGTTCCTCCTCGGCTCCCGCGAGATCACCGACTCCTCGATGCAGGTGTTCTCCGAGAAGTCCCCGATCGGTGCGGCCGTCAACGGCCACAAGGTCGGCGACGAGGTCTCCTACGAGGCCCCCAACGGCAAGCAGATCGCGGTCAAGATCCTCAAGGCGACGCCGTACACCGGCTGAGTCCCGCCGCCCCGGCGACGTGACGGACGGCCCGGCCCCCCTCGTGGGGGCCGGGCCGTCCGTCGTCCACGCCTCATCCCGGGGGTGCCGCCCTGCCCTCGCCGTGCCGCCCCCACCTCGTCGTGCCGGTGTGCCATGGCACCCCGGCCGGGCGAGACCACCTCGGCGGGACGAGGTCGCCCCGGCCGGGCACCCCGGCGGGATGCCCGGTGCCTGCGTGCGTCAGGCGGGGCGG is from Arthrobacter sp. NEB 688 and encodes:
- the greA gene encoding transcription elongation factor GreA, which translates into the protein MTETTNQSYLTQAAFDRLRAELDELTGPGRTEIAKKIEAAREEGDLKENGGYHAAKEEQGKMEARIRQLTQLLENAVIGETPADDGVVEPGMIVTVDMFGDEEEFLLGSREITDSSMQVFSEKSPIGAAVNGHKVGDEVSYEAPNGKQIAVKILKATPYTG
- a CDS encoding DUF4307 domain-containing protein, whose product is MRLPDPHDPAGRRALLAIAAVVLAVAGIAWYGWSATAGQVRPTVTGYRVESDALVRVGYDLVRPEGTAVTCRVSGLDGSKGRVGTVEDAIPADGPAIVHRVVEVRTSARAVTGVVESCVRFTAG